From the genome of Erinaceus europaeus chromosome 1, mEriEur2.1, whole genome shotgun sequence:
tctctaaccaatgaattaataaacagataaaacaaAATGGAGGCACAGGTTCCTGAGTGTGGGTCTATGAAGAGTCCAGAAGCCCAGGCACTGAGGTTTACTGGAAAAGCACAGAAGTACACTTTAAGGCAGGAGGTGCAGgggatgggtgggatgggtcaggtggtgatgcacctggctaagtacacaggATTAataccccactccctacctgcagggaggaagtatcATCATAGGTGaggcaagtactgcaggtatctctctttctctacctcccccactccACTCAGTATctcattatcaaataaaattgccaccaagaacagtggattcaggcactgagctgcaaaaataaccctggtgacaaaaatatatatatttaaatgtgtacaaggaatgggggagatagcatagttattatgaaaaatacttttatacctgaaactccaaagtcccaggctcaatcctccacaccaacataagccagagatgagctctggtacaataaataaataaataaataaataaataaataaataagtaaataacagtaGCAGGATGTGTTCAAGGGGCAGAGAATAAGTATCCATGAGTCATGAATGGGACTGGATCTGCTGTCTTGGGGGAGATGATCTGTTTGATAGGGGCCTCTTTCTACTGACTCTACTTCTACACAGTTTCAGGAACACAGCAGCCACAAGTAAGACAAAGCTGTGGCAAGCACATCAAAATAGATTTGTGCCAGCATCAGTGTGAATATGACCAAGAGTGTCAAGCAAATAATATATGCTGTTCAGCCTTCTGTGGGAATATCTGCATGAATGTCCTGTGAGTAGGACACAGACTGTGCCATGTATCCAGCATCCCCATTCCCCCTGCTCAGAGACTGCCTGTGACAGGACATCAAAGGACCTCAAAGCCTGAACACAAGAATAGAAGCAAGAATGACACCCTCCATACTCTCTTGACTTCCTGTTCCCATCAAGTAAACCAGCTCAAATTCCAATAGAACTAACTGCCTGTGTTACAGCCATTAACTGTCATTACTGAGAACCCAGTGCAAACCATAAAATGACCATGCATTTCTGGGTACAGGCCTTTGATCTTTCTCCCCTGCCATATTTCTCTACTCACTCTCCTTTAGGCTCACATAACCATGACAGGACCCATTATTACTCTGCTCACTGAGACAGAACTCCTAGAGGGAGAAGTTGCTCATGTGTGACTTCTCCCAAAGCTACAAAGCACATTCCTGGCCCCGCAGTCAGAAGGGGCAAGTAACCATGAGAAGGTGGAGATCACACCCTCCCTTCCACAGAGTagacaccccccagcccccactaagAGCTGCATTCATGTTCCAAGTCTTGGTTCACCTCACCCCTTCTCCACACTCTGCTTGTCAGGTTGAGACAAATCACTCTTTACAATGATGGCCGTGAATGCTGGGAGGTGACATGCCCCAGACCAAACAAGAGTGTAGGTGACAAAGTGGCTAGATGAGGATGTTTCCTCTGGGATCCCTGTTGACTCCCTTCTCCATTGAGCTGAGACCACAATCATAACATTGACTCCTATGCTGCACCCCATCACCCCTGCCAGAATGGCCACCCATATAAGATGCTGTGTAAAATGGGGTGCCATGACCTGAGCTTCCACTGCCCTCTATGATCTGAGTGGTCCCCACCTTTCCCAAATATTCTTTCTCATGATCTCGTTCTTTTTACTAACCCACAGGAAGCCATCAGGTGGGTGGTAGGCAAGTGGTTATGGTGGTGTTGACAAAGATTCACTGACAGGATGGCATTGGGTCTTGCCCATGGTCTCATGGTGAAGCAGAGAAAATTAATCACTGGGTACACACTGCCTACTGCTCTGTGCAATCACAGCTCCTCTGAATGGGTGCTGAGGGTAAATCCAATCACTACGTGGCATGCAGACAATTTCAGTATGGAGGTAACTGAAGAATTCAGCCAGGCAGGTCATGCTAGAGGCAGTGTTAATTCCACTGTAATGATTCCTGCTGCACATCGATGAAGGAGCCACCAGAGGATAAAACCTGTGTCCATCAAATCAGAAATCACCCTCCTCAGAAGCATTATAGGGTTCTGTATGTGAGGGATTGTAGAGACTTCTAGCTAGCTCTGCCCTTGGACAAATGAGTCTTAGGAAATAGATCCTGATCAGATCCAAGATCCTACCTGAGATCCAATCATCTCAGAGGTTACAGTTAAATACTATGACAAAGGGGAGTGCTTGCCTTAATATTATTGTgcgatttttctttattggaagaaaTATGTACCTCCATAATTGGTAAACAATATGCATGAGTCCCCTGGAAGTTCTTTACTCTTGTGGAGATAGAGAAAATGCATATGCAAGTTCTACCATGGTCTGAGCCTCCAAATCTTCAAGTTCTAGCCTACAAAGAATAGCTAATCAATGTTGTTTTTTATGTGATCAAATATGTATCTTCATAGTTGTTTCTGGTTTCCATGATTTGTTCTGTTCTTATATTTTCAATCTGCTCTTTCTCTATGGTAGTGCATACTGGATAATTCTAGTGTCTTTCTCATGTCACACATCACAATAGTGCTCCTGTCTAGTTTCTTTCatttggcccttgttgttttattgctgtaattattattgttgttgttgttgttagataggacagagaaaaatgaagagaggaagggatgactgagagggggagagaaagacagacacctgcagacctgctttactgcttgtgaagcaactcccctgcaggtggggagccagggctcgaatcaggatccttatgccagtccttgtgcttggtgccaatgtgcgcttaacccactgcgctaccacctgactcccaaagttttctgatttttaaagttttctgaTTCAAAGTATTTTTTGTATTTCAGAATGTTTTTCACAGATATTTAAATAAAAGTGAAgtgttatattttacttttttctgaCTGAAAGATTTTTCTGGTGGGATAAATTTTCAGcagaaatatttaatttttaatttttgataagcTTTTGATAAGCTTGAAGTTTTCTACTATTTTTCTGTTAGCTTTGTAACATTTGACTCCAATAGACCAATATTAGCAGTTTTTCGATCAAACTGTTCTTGCTTGGATTTGGCCACTGGGAACTCTTTCGAGTTGATTCCTGCtttccattattattatctttttgaacATTGCCTTACTTTCTGACCCacatgatgtcccaggttcatccTGTATTATCCAAGCTCAGTTCTAGAGCCAGCAATTTCCTTAGAATCCTTGACCCATTTTTTGGAGAATAGTATTTAGAAAACAACTTTCTGGGCTCTTGTGTTCATTGCTACTGTGGTATCACTGCTTATAGATCTTTCAGCAGGCATAGCTAGGAAATAAGTGTGACTCATAGTAGTTTCTGCTACATATAAATATTAAGCTAATTATGACCTCATATTTATGTCTCTAATTTTTATTCAGTCCCTCAAGCTTCATTCtaggattctttctttttctcagacAGAAATCTGACTTTTTCATctactagttatttttttaatttactagttATTTCTTGTTTGTTCAATCTTGCTCATATGTAGCTTTTGAATTCTCTACTCATACACTGTGAGAAACAAATTTGTTAGAGACCTTGTAGCCAGAATATCGCCACTGTTTTGTGTTTTTGCATGTTTCTCCCATATCAGTAGGGAAGAAATTAAAGGTAGCACGAGGATGGGTTTTTGAATGAACTAAGGAAATGTCTCTTACACTGTGGGAGGAGTTTTGAAAAGTAACCACACCTGAGAAACAGTACATCAATTAGAAAGACAGGTGATCCCAGTAAACCAAAGGGAGGCTAGCCCCAGGTGTAActttaagaaaaggaaagatgcaTTGGCAGGCTTTCCTCTCATCTTGGCCTTCAGGTATTCTGTCACACGAGCTTTCCTTTGCACCTTAATATTGTTTCTACATGACTTTTACCTCACATTTCTGTAATAAAGAGTTTGTACTTTATACACCTGATTAGTGAGTCACTTATAATTCTTTCCACGATGGTGTGAAGGACTCTCTTCTTGGGAGAATACTAGCCCTGGGAGGATCCCCTTGGAACCTGGCCAATTTTCCCCAAAACAACCTGATCTCTGGAAAACTGAATAAAAAAGGGCTTCTTCCCAACTGCTTATATTAAAATGTTATGTGagaaaaatccctctctcctGTGAAGCGCATTAGATCAGCCTACTTATTCTAAGGTAGTCAAATAGGAAAGTAAAGGTAAGGAAACTACACTATAGGAAGGGAACAATATAGGATATCAAGCCCATATAGGAACAGCAAGGGCATCCAAGGGTAGCAGACAGGAGTAGAAAAAAGTCAAAGGCCACCATCTAGCAATTGAGTTTATTTGTCAAAGAATGTGCTCCCATGAGGCCAGCTCTCTGTGAGGACAGCTATCCCAGGAGGAGGTCAGGGTTTCAGACGTGTAACAGTTTTCTGAAAGATAAAAAGGTTAGATTCATAAATGCAAGACAACTGTGGGAGGCAAGCAAGTATTCTCAAGCTTGATAGAACCAATTTCTGGCAGATGATGAAAAATGAAGACTTCATGTGACAACAGGAATTATCTCCTTAGAGTGAGGAAGATCAATTCACTAAAGAAAGGCTGAGATTTGGGGTCTAAGCTAAAAGGACCCAtggaaagttctttaaaaaagacaATGGCTAAAAatctggaccaaaaaaaaaaaacagtaaaagatCATTTATTGAGTAATACAACAATAATATTGCAGGTGTTGACTATATAATGAAAGAAGCAAAGTTTCCCAAGCTAAGAGCTTTGTTTATATGCAGGGAGAGAGTTGCTTTCCTAATTTTGCTATTTTTATGCCTAAGAAGTAAAATAGTTCAGTCTTCCATTTAGGAATAGCAACAACTGAGAAGGTAAGAttcaatgaagaagaaaaaagaaaagagtcagtGAAAATAACTTGTCCATATACATTTCTACATTCTCTGACTCACTTCATTTTTCCAGCAAATGTTTCCACAATAGGTCCAGCAGCACGTGTAATTTTCTTCGAGACATCTCAAGTTTCTAGAACACTTCCTGGAGCATTCTCGAACTGTTGGATTTCCCCAGCACTCTGCAATGAAGTCATCCTCTGAAAATTGAGATGAAGTACTGAGAAGCTGATCTGGGCCACAGAAGCAAGTGTTAGAAAAGAAGCCCTTACATTGTGGCCTTGGTGTAGTAGGTATCTCCCAGACACatgtcaaggggagatgagaggctataTGTCAGAATCTATACTATAAAGATTAACTGCCCCCACCCAATAAAAAAGAGCATCTTTTTATAAGTATAATAATCTGATTATAACCTGAACCCCAAGTCTACATTAAGATACTTGTTTACCTTATAAGTAAAGTTCCTTCCAGCACCTCCTCAAATACTAGGCACTGCTTTCTCACTGACCTACTGCATCTGCAATGACTTCTTTATGTTTCTTGCTCTGATGGGTCCTacaagtgttgcaggtctctgggAGAGTAAGTTCAATGAAGGGTTTAGTACACTCCCAGCATTCACTTGCATACCTATAAATTCTGTACTTATGTGGCAGAATATATCAAGGCCTTAAATTTCCCAGTTCCTCATCCTCACACTATTTCATAGCAAGGGAAGCTAGAAGAGGAAGAATCAAAGGCAGATTCTCTCTCTTAGTCTTCCTGTCCTTGCTGACACTGCCTTTAATAACTCAGCCTCTCTCTGAATTGTTATCTCTCTTAATGTTCTTGGTGCCTCCATTGATTCTGTTTTCTCACCATATGCTCCTCTGTTTTGCCACacttaagaaacttttttttgtctttctctatcttttcacTTTCTGAAAAATCTTGCCACTAAAACTAAAGTTATACGTCAAGAAATAACCACTAAGTCTCATCAGAGCACACAAAACTATGACACAGAGCTTCTAAAAGCAATAGAACTCCATATTGGTGCCTCTATCCCAGTAGCCTGATATGGACAAATATTATATCCTACTACTTTAGGggaagtgcgtgtgtgtgtgtgttttgagagATGCTCATTTCTACTTTCAAAGATGGAAGAAAAAGTATTGAAAGCTCTCATTTTGAGCACTTCTTGGATCTCTGTGCATATAAAAAACAGTATATGATTCTCCCAAAGGTAAGCCAGAGAAGTTGTTCCCAAAGTCAGATGTGCAGACACAATTATCTCTTCTCTTGCTGAGGAACAAGAACAAtaccccaccacccaccactcTGATGCCTGACCCAACCACATCACCTACTGCTGTTTTGTTCCCTGATTCCTCCAAACACAGACAGTGCTGCCATACAGAAGAATGCCATGAGTAGAGGTGCCCATAGCTTCATATTTGTCTAGATATGtcgtcaggatttttttttcctttccagttgctgccagagattgagaCATATGAATGGAGAAAGTTGTGAAACAGGAAGTTGTGCTTACAGAATTTCTTTACATTTTGCCTTCtacttattctttcttttcaacAATGCACCcattacttgtgaagtgaacccctgcaggtggggtgaggggactcaaacccaggtcttcgtgcttggtaatatgtgtgcttaagtgagtgcgctacctcccaggcccTTCAGTTgaccttttaaaaagaattttttagggactgggctgtggcatacctggtggagCATATACTTTACAGCATGCATAGCACCACATttaaggcccagctccccacctgcaggggagtcgctccacaggcggtgaagcaggtctgcaggtgtctatctttctctccccttctctgtcttcccctcctctctccatttctctctgtcctatctaaaaacaacggcatcaataacaacaataataactacaaccacaacaaaaagacaacaagggcaacaaaggggaaaataaataaataatttttttttaaaaaattaaagaatacatcccagggagtatggatcaacctgtcaatgcccatgtacatcggggaagcaattacagaagccagactttccaccttctgcaccccttagtgaccctgggtccatactcccagagggttaaagaataggaaagctatcaggggaggggatgggatacagagctctggtggtgggaattgtacccctcttatcctatcttatcgccttttcagtgtttccattttataaataaataagcaaaaaaaaaaaaaaaaaagaagaagaaaaattcccagagaGCACTTTATATGTGCCCAAGGTTTTGTAGAGACATGATAGGTAGATGTCTGAATCATACATAAGACTACATAAAAGCAGGagactggctaaagaaactaAACTAAGATCCCAAGGAAGAGGTTACATCTTGCACTATGGAATTTAGAAGGACAAAGTATGCAAGAAAAAAATCAGCATGGATTTGTATCAGGTTTACTCTAGACAGGTTGCCTAGAAAGGCCATAGGACCTCagcataaagaaagagaaagtgagtgagTGACCAGATGCCTGGGTCAGAAAAAGGAGTCACAATAGACCAACCAGAACAGAGATAGattcagtcattaaaaaaaaaaaaaaaaaaaactactgctgAGAAAATTCCATCACTTTTGATAGGTAGTGACTTAAAGAAACTCTGAAATGGGTGactggtggcacacgtggttgagtatacatgcccTTCCATACAGcattaagtccctggtccccacctgcaggggggaggcagggctgcaggtgtctctctttccctctctacctccctctttcctctcaattttttgtctctattcaaaataaaaaagaatgaatacacacacacacacacacatatatgttaaGCATTGAGAGTACCCACAACATACTCAGTTTTAATGATGTAATTCCAGAAAACACAAAGATCCAATATGAGTTGACTAAAAGAACCATACCACCTCCACCTCTAAAATGTCACTTATCTAGCAgtcaagggaaaaggaaagagaagggaagctaCCATTCTCTTCTCTAATCGTAGGTTTCTCAGTGTGGAGAAAGCCACACACATTTTTAATTCAAGCACAGCATTTTGACTCTTGCTTAGACTTGGGCTTTTTCTAGTTTAAGTTTAAGCAATGTCTAGAAATGCCAAGTTCTATACTCTAGAACTCTCATTCTGAAACAAGTAACTCTtctcaataaaacaaaatgaggCAAAAGATAAATCTCTCAATACATTGCCCATAATAACATTTCCTATGAATGTCTTCCTGTTATGCCACTATTATTTTCCCATTGTTCATAAAATCTGAAAGTTTGTCATTTTACAtccttacaggaaaaaaaatctcattggCAACTTCTTTATAACTGATATTTGGTTAAATCCATTGTTAGTTACAAAGCACAAACTTACAGATTAAAAGGTCCTGGTAAAAGATACTGCCTATTTCAAACCATGGATAGTTGTTGCCAGTATTTTCCCCACCTTTTGAACAAGGAAAATAAGtttggggggttggggagaaagcataatgattatgcaaagagactcttgtgcctgaggctctaatatctcaagttcagtccccagcatcaccataaaccagaattgagcagtactctggaaaaaataaatagtaataatagcaataataatgattTCTTCCATAGAGATAGAACTATTATAACCTGCATGATTTGTTATAGCATGATTTGGACAGAAAACTTATCCAGCCAAACCACAAATATCTACAGCCCCCACAACATTAAACTAAGCTACACCAACCTCTAAAGATGGTCAAGTTGAATTATTTGACTGATGGTTCTTCTTTCTGGTCACTGGGGACTGTACTGCATGGAGCAAATATTAAGCACAACAAAATCGGAATGCTCATGATATAATCATGACACTGGTCATAATAGATCTGTGAGTTCTGCTTAAGTCATAATTTAGGTACAGAGTGAACTTTATCACTGAATACTCATACAAGGagcactttctattttctttttgctgCAGGTAATATAGGTAAAAGTAGAACATTGTATATGCAGGACCCAACACACACATTTCTTGGAAACCTAGGTGAATATGTAAGTGGAGAGGATTTGTTTggggttttatatttatttatgtatttatatatttattattggatagaggtaaagagaaattgagaggggtggaggagacagagaggaagacagagagacacctgcagccctgcttcaccactcttgaagttttcctcctgaaggtggggaccagggacttgagctagggtctttgtgcactgtaatacatacacttaaccaggtgggctatcacctgacccccagaGTAGAgagtatttgcataactattttccTTTATCATTTGTGTGATGAATTTCATAAAGTCCCACAGCTCTATATTAATTTCTTCATAGCCAGCACCAGCCTAACTACCCTCTCATCAATATCTTGTGactaacaaaagagagaaagagggagacagagagagctctCAAGAGAGCTTTGTAGCTTTCAAGAGAGTTTTGTAAAGGTCACGCATAACATGGATATTTAAAAGACAGACTTGACTTAGATTAAAATGCAATACTGAGTCCTATTTACTTTAGACAAATCATTAATGCTCACTGAACCTACATTCCCATGTAAAGTATATAAGTATGTGTTTGGTGGAGAGAAAACGGAATTttccctgtttaaaaaaaaaagaaagaaaagtcagtcattttaccgggggtggggggtgggaatggactTATTTGGGAACAGAATAGAAATTGCAACTTAAAACCAAGTATATTATTGCAAAATTCATAGGCAAACTGAGCAAAGAAGTGAGATATtatagagaaaaaggaggaaattcAGAGGTGGgctggagagaccaga
Proteins encoded in this window:
- the LOC103127644 gene encoding protein WFDC10B-like produces the protein MSIQFLLRLLVLCVLLLQAQGGYQRWKKLQSRQSCGKHIKIDLCQHQCEYDQECQANNICCSAFCGNICMNVL